In Carnobacterium sp. CP1, the following are encoded in one genomic region:
- a CDS encoding YjjG family noncanonical pyrimidine nucleotidase, translated as MANYQTLLFDVDDTLLDFGATEKQALALLFEEQQLALTAEMEKRYTLINQSLWASFEEGKIERDEVVNTRFSTLFKEFEKEVDGILFEQKYRNYLNEGHDLIVGALDLIHELKKDYNLYIVTNGVSKTQYRRLRDSGLYPLFKDIFVSEDTGYQKPMKAYFDYVFARIPNFSKENALIIGDSLTSDIKGGQLAGIDTCWFNPEKKANKTGIHPNYEIHKIEDLYQIL; from the coding sequence ATGGCAAATTATCAAACGTTATTATTCGATGTAGACGATACGCTGCTTGATTTTGGCGCAACAGAAAAACAAGCTTTGGCTTTGCTTTTTGAAGAACAGCAATTAGCGTTAACGGCAGAAATGGAAAAACGGTATACCCTTATCAACCAAAGCCTATGGGCATCTTTTGAGGAAGGCAAAATTGAACGCGATGAAGTCGTGAATACTCGATTCTCTACGTTGTTTAAAGAATTTGAAAAAGAGGTTGATGGAATTTTATTTGAACAAAAATACCGCAATTATTTAAATGAAGGACACGATTTGATCGTAGGAGCACTTGATTTAATTCACGAATTGAAAAAAGATTACAATCTATACATCGTAACCAATGGTGTTTCCAAGACACAATACAGGCGGTTACGAGATTCTGGTCTTTATCCGCTATTTAAAGATATTTTCGTATCGGAGGATACCGGCTACCAAAAACCAATGAAAGCTTATTTTGATTATGTTTTTGCCCGCATCCCCAACTTTTCAAAAGAAAATGCGTTGATCATAGGAGATTCTCTAACGTCAGATATCAAGGGTGGCCAATTAGCTGGAATCGATACGTGCTGGTTCAATCCTGAAAAGAAAGCGAATAAGACAGGAATCCATCCTAATTACGAGATTCATAAAATTGAAGACCTCTATCAAATTTTATAA